A region from the Ptychodera flava strain L36383 chromosome 10, AS_Pfla_20210202, whole genome shotgun sequence genome encodes:
- the LOC139142844 gene encoding homogentisate 1,2-dioxygenase-like isoform X2 — translation MADSELKYLSGFNNEFATEDPRCPGALPKGQNNPIKCPYGLYAEQLSGSAFTCPRETNKRTWLYRIRPSVKHTPFSKSDNWGLVDDWKAWYPNPNQLRWKPFSLPEDDEKVDFVQGLNTLCGAGDACSRHGAAIHIYACNTSMGDKCFYNSDGDFLIVPQQGNLKISTEFGKMVVEPMEFCVIQQGMRFTIDVSGPSRGYVLEIYDGHFTLPNLGPIGANGLANPRDFLTPVAWYEDRTVDEYTVISKYQGKLFAAKQGHSPYDVVAWHGNYVPYKYHLDNFMVINATLFDHADPSIFTVLTCQSMKPGVAIADFVIFPPRWAVQEHTFRPPYYHRNCMSEFMGLIKGRYEAKEGGFQAGGGSLHSMMTPHGPDKECFEKCSDENSDFNTKPQKIATGSMAFMFESSLSFALTQWGDKTCCSIDEDYYKCWQTLQSHFTGPK, via the exons CTTAAATACCTGAGTGGCTTTAACAATGAATTTGCAACTGAAGACCCCAGATGCCCTGGTGCATTGCCCAAAGGACAG AACAATCCTATAAAATGTCCCTATGGCCTGTATGCTGAACAACTGTCTGGCAGTGCATTTACTTGCCCACGGGAGACCAACAAGAGAACTTGGTTGTATCGAATTCGTCCATCGGTCAAGCACACACCATTCAGTAAGTCAGACAATTGGGGCTTAGTTGATGACTGGAAGGCTTGGTATCCAAATCCTAACCAG CTTCGATGGAAACCATTTTCCCTGCCCGAAGATGATGAAAAGGTGGATTTTGTGCAG GGATTGAATACACTCTGTGGGGCAGGTGATGCTTGCAGTCGTCATGGAGCTGCCATACATATCTACGCTTGCAATACATCCATGGGTGATAAGTGTTTCTACAATTCTGACGGAGATTTTCTGATCG TTCCGCAGCAAGGAAACCTGAAGATATCAACTGAGTTTGGTAAGATGGTTGTGGAACCAATGGAGTTTTGTGTCATTCAG CAAGGGATGAGATTCACCATTGATGTGAGTGGGCCCTCTAGAGGCTATGTTCTGGAAATCTATGATGGTCATTTTACGTTGCCTAACCTTGGCCCTATTG GTGCTAATGGTTTAGCCAACCCAAGAGATTTCCTGACACCAGTTGCCTGGTATGAAGACAGAACTGTGGATGAATACACTGTCATCAGTAAATACCAAGGAAAATTGTTTGCAGCCAAGCAG GGTCATTCCCCATACGATGTTGTCGCATGGCACGGTAACTATGTTCCATACAAGTATCATCTTGATAATTTTATGGTCATCAACGCAACCTTGTTTGACCATGCT GATCCATCAATTTTCACTGTGCTGACTTGCCAGTCTATGAAACCTGGTGTTGCTATCGCAGACTTTGTCATCTTCCCACCAAGATGGGCCGTGCAAGAACATACATTTAGACCACCCTACTATCACA GGAACTGTATGAGTGAATTCATGGGTCTTATAAAGGGACGCTATGAAGCCAAG GAGGGAGGCTTCCAGGCTGGAGGGGGCAGTTTACACAGCATGATGACGCCGCATGGACCTGACAAGGAATGCTTTGAGAAGTGCTCTGATGAGAACAGTGACTTCAACACCAAACCACAGAAAATTGCCACAGGAAGCATG GCTTTTATGTTTGAAAGTTCACTGAGCTTCGCACTGACACAGTGGGGCGATAAGACATGCTGTAGCATTGATGAAGACTATTACAAATGCTGGCAGACATTGCAGAGTCACTTTACCGGACCAAAGTAG
- the LOC139142844 gene encoding homogentisate 1,2-dioxygenase-like isoform X1, whose translation MADSELKYLSGFNNEFATEDPRCPGALPKGQNNPIKCPYGLYAEQLSGSAFTCPRETNKRTWLYRIRPSVKHTPFSKSDNWGLVDDWKAWYPNPNQLRWKPFSLPEDDEKVDFVQGLNTLCGAGDACSRHGAAIHIYACNTSMGDKCFYNSDGDFLIVPQQGNLKISTEFGKMVVEPMEFCVIQQGMRFTIDVSGPSRGYVLEIYDGHFTLPNLGPIGANGLANPRDFLTPVAWYEDRTVDEYTVISKYQGKLFAAKQGHSPYDVVAWHGNYVPYKYHLDNFMVINATLFDHADPSIFTVLTCQSMKPGVAIADFVIFPPRWAVQEHTFRPPYYHRNCMSEFMGLIKGRYEAKEGGFQAGGGSLHSMMTPHGPDKECFEKCSDENSDFNTKPQKIATGSMAFMFESSLSFALTQWGDKTCCSIDEDYYKCWQTLQSHFTGPKDSIAEQKQEAQPETKPATASYSF comes from the exons CTTAAATACCTGAGTGGCTTTAACAATGAATTTGCAACTGAAGACCCCAGATGCCCTGGTGCATTGCCCAAAGGACAG AACAATCCTATAAAATGTCCCTATGGCCTGTATGCTGAACAACTGTCTGGCAGTGCATTTACTTGCCCACGGGAGACCAACAAGAGAACTTGGTTGTATCGAATTCGTCCATCGGTCAAGCACACACCATTCAGTAAGTCAGACAATTGGGGCTTAGTTGATGACTGGAAGGCTTGGTATCCAAATCCTAACCAG CTTCGATGGAAACCATTTTCCCTGCCCGAAGATGATGAAAAGGTGGATTTTGTGCAG GGATTGAATACACTCTGTGGGGCAGGTGATGCTTGCAGTCGTCATGGAGCTGCCATACATATCTACGCTTGCAATACATCCATGGGTGATAAGTGTTTCTACAATTCTGACGGAGATTTTCTGATCG TTCCGCAGCAAGGAAACCTGAAGATATCAACTGAGTTTGGTAAGATGGTTGTGGAACCAATGGAGTTTTGTGTCATTCAG CAAGGGATGAGATTCACCATTGATGTGAGTGGGCCCTCTAGAGGCTATGTTCTGGAAATCTATGATGGTCATTTTACGTTGCCTAACCTTGGCCCTATTG GTGCTAATGGTTTAGCCAACCCAAGAGATTTCCTGACACCAGTTGCCTGGTATGAAGACAGAACTGTGGATGAATACACTGTCATCAGTAAATACCAAGGAAAATTGTTTGCAGCCAAGCAG GGTCATTCCCCATACGATGTTGTCGCATGGCACGGTAACTATGTTCCATACAAGTATCATCTTGATAATTTTATGGTCATCAACGCAACCTTGTTTGACCATGCT GATCCATCAATTTTCACTGTGCTGACTTGCCAGTCTATGAAACCTGGTGTTGCTATCGCAGACTTTGTCATCTTCCCACCAAGATGGGCCGTGCAAGAACATACATTTAGACCACCCTACTATCACA GGAACTGTATGAGTGAATTCATGGGTCTTATAAAGGGACGCTATGAAGCCAAG GAGGGAGGCTTCCAGGCTGGAGGGGGCAGTTTACACAGCATGATGACGCCGCATGGACCTGACAAGGAATGCTTTGAGAAGTGCTCTGATGAGAACAGTGACTTCAACACCAAACCACAGAAAATTGCCACAGGAAGCATG GCTTTTATGTTTGAAAGTTCACTGAGCTTCGCACTGACACAGTGGGGCGATAAGACATGCTGTAGCATTGATGAAGACTATTACAAATGCTGGCAGACATTGCAGAGTCACTTTACCGGACCAAA AGATAGTATAGCAGAACAGAAGCAGGAAGCACAACCAGAAACCAAGCCAGCAACAGCAAGTTATTCATTTTAA
- the LOC139142846 gene encoding palmitoleoyl-protein carboxylesterase notum1-like isoform X1, protein MHSIWFFLTALLISMTSSMSANHRGSSNEYVLDLKMMDDPEKVMTQIKYLATALHGCGFEAELPTMTLKYLQNTSVTCNDGSPAGYYLRKSFGSKRWLIFLEGGWYCFDDGSCNSRWQSTQSLMSSKGWSAERTGSGLLSADPEENPNWWNANTVFIPYCTSDVWSGASAAANRGEFSFMGSLVVEEVIRELMPHGLIVANKVLLAGSSAGGTGVLINLDKVTDMLRAAGSLAQIRGLCDSGWFLDSVNHGKHQCTNTLSCSPTEAIKRGIKLWNGQIPDRCKVAHSAEEQWNCFFGYKIYPTLQTPVFIFQWLFDEAQLTVDFMGPPVHLEHWNYMQRLGRQLRQSLKNVSAVYAPACYSHIAITKREWLDIHVKGQSLPRALECWMNSDEEQNHPSSSSDDDDGELAFNAKSGLLYTYYDSTTDETGSASDSQFVDDSSDLDYFKEEWKVFEKVHPLSPQSRQHRERTTEADFHEKHRYRVHHNQCHHHLIDNAPCPQCNPTCPKLLNPLTQEEMEFLPFLKLMGFDLSGLARQLGLDTQSLALMDPNIVMEMMNRNK, encoded by the exons ATGCATTCCATATGGTTTTTCCTGACGGCGCTTCTGATATCGATGACGTCATCGATGAGTGCCAATCACCGAGGGAGCTCCAACGAGTACGTGTTGGACCTGAAGATGATGGATGACCCGGAGAAAGTTATGACGCAGATCAAGTACCTAGCAACGGCGCTACATGGATGCGGATTTGAAGCGGAATTACCGACAATGACGCTGAAATATCTACAAAACACATCAGTAACTTGCAATGATGGCTCTCCTGCAGG ATATTATCTGCGAAAATCTTTCGGAAGTAAACGCTGGCTCATTTTTCTTGAAG GAGGCTGGTATTGTTTCGATGACGGTAGCTGTAATAGTCGTTGGCAGTCAACACAGTCATTGATGAGTTCAAAAGGATGGAGCGCAGAAAGAACAG GGTCCGGTCTGCTGTCAGCTGATCCAGAAGAGAATCCAAACTGGTGGAATGCAAATACTGT ATTCATCCCGTACTGTACCAGTGATGTATGGAGTGGCGCTTCAGCGGCAGCCAATCGAG GTGAATTTTCCTTCATGGGCTCACTGGTCGTGGAAGAAGTTATAAGAGAATTAATGCCACATGGTTTGATTGTCGCAAACAAAGTTTTATTGGCAGGCAGCAG tgcTGGTGGGACCGGCGTTCTAATTAATCTTGACAAAGTAACCGACATGCTCAGAGCAGCGGGAAGTCTGGCACAGATACGCGGTCTCTGTGACTCGGGTTGGTTTTTGGACTCTGTAAACCATGGCAAGCACCAATGTACAAATACGCTGTCATGTTCTCCGACCGAAGCAATCAAAAGAGGGATAAA ATTGTGGAATGGACAAATTCCTGACCGTTGCAAAGTCGCCCACAGTGCGGAAGAACAATGGAACTGTTTTTTCGGATACAAAATCTACCCAACACTACAGA CTCCAGTGTTCATATTTCAATGGTTGTTTGACGAAGCCCAGCTGACGGTAGATTTCATGGGACCTCCGGTTCATTTGGAACATTGGAATTATATGCAGCGACTTGGAAGGCAGCTACGACAGTCTCTCAAAAATGTCTC ggCCGTGTATGCGCCAGCGTGTTATTCTCACATTGCAATTACGAAAAG AGAGTGGTTAGACatacatgtcaaaggtcagtCATTACCAAGGGCGCTGGAATGTTGGATGAACAGTGACGAAGAACAAAACCACCCTTCAAGTAGCTCAGACGACGACGATGGAGAACTAG CCTTCAATGCCAAAAGTGGTCTCTTATATACTTACTACGATAGTACAACTGATGAGACTGGCAGTGCTTCTGATAGTCAGTTTGTTGATGATAGTAGTGATTTGGACTATTTTAAAGAGGAGTGGAAAGTTTTCGAGAAAG TACATCCACTGAGTCCACAGAGCAGACAACACAGGGAAAGGACAACAGAAGCAGATTTTCATGAGAAACACAGATACAGAGTTCATCACAATCAGTGTCATCATCATCTTATAGACAACGCTCCATGTCCGCAGTGTAATCCAACTTGTCCCAAGCTTCTAAATCCCCTCACAC AGGAAGAGATGGAGTTCCTTCCATTTTTGAAGCTGATGGGCTTTGACTTATCAGGACTAGCCAGACAGCTCGGGCTGGATACTCAGTCGTTAGCGTTAATGGATCCCAATATCGTCATGGAGATGATGAACAGAAACAAATAG
- the LOC139142846 gene encoding palmitoleoyl-protein carboxylesterase notum1-like isoform X2, which translates to MHSIWFFLTALLISMTSSMSANHRGSSNEYVLDLKMMDDPEKVMTQIKYLATALHGCGFEAELPTMTLKYLQNTSVTCNDGSPAGYYLRKSFGSKRWLIFLEGGWYCFDDGSCNSRWQSTQSLMSSKGWSAERTGSGLLSADPEENPNWWNANTVFIPYCTSDVWSGASAAANRGEFSFMGSLVVEEVIRELMPHGLIVANKVLLAGSSAGGTGVLINLDKVTDMLRAAGSLAQIRGLCDSGWFLDSVNHGKHQCTNTLSCSPTEAIKRGIKLWNGQIPDRCKVAHSAEEQWNCFFGYKIYPTLQTPVFIFQWLFDEAQLTVDFMGPPVHLEHWNYMQRLGRQLRQSLKNVSAVYAPACYSHIAITKREWLDIHVKGQSLPRALECWMNSDEEQNHPSSSSDDDDGELVHPLSPQSRQHRERTTEADFHEKHRYRVHHNQCHHHLIDNAPCPQCNPTCPKLLNPLTQEEMEFLPFLKLMGFDLSGLARQLGLDTQSLALMDPNIVMEMMNRNK; encoded by the exons ATGCATTCCATATGGTTTTTCCTGACGGCGCTTCTGATATCGATGACGTCATCGATGAGTGCCAATCACCGAGGGAGCTCCAACGAGTACGTGTTGGACCTGAAGATGATGGATGACCCGGAGAAAGTTATGACGCAGATCAAGTACCTAGCAACGGCGCTACATGGATGCGGATTTGAAGCGGAATTACCGACAATGACGCTGAAATATCTACAAAACACATCAGTAACTTGCAATGATGGCTCTCCTGCAGG ATATTATCTGCGAAAATCTTTCGGAAGTAAACGCTGGCTCATTTTTCTTGAAG GAGGCTGGTATTGTTTCGATGACGGTAGCTGTAATAGTCGTTGGCAGTCAACACAGTCATTGATGAGTTCAAAAGGATGGAGCGCAGAAAGAACAG GGTCCGGTCTGCTGTCAGCTGATCCAGAAGAGAATCCAAACTGGTGGAATGCAAATACTGT ATTCATCCCGTACTGTACCAGTGATGTATGGAGTGGCGCTTCAGCGGCAGCCAATCGAG GTGAATTTTCCTTCATGGGCTCACTGGTCGTGGAAGAAGTTATAAGAGAATTAATGCCACATGGTTTGATTGTCGCAAACAAAGTTTTATTGGCAGGCAGCAG tgcTGGTGGGACCGGCGTTCTAATTAATCTTGACAAAGTAACCGACATGCTCAGAGCAGCGGGAAGTCTGGCACAGATACGCGGTCTCTGTGACTCGGGTTGGTTTTTGGACTCTGTAAACCATGGCAAGCACCAATGTACAAATACGCTGTCATGTTCTCCGACCGAAGCAATCAAAAGAGGGATAAA ATTGTGGAATGGACAAATTCCTGACCGTTGCAAAGTCGCCCACAGTGCGGAAGAACAATGGAACTGTTTTTTCGGATACAAAATCTACCCAACACTACAGA CTCCAGTGTTCATATTTCAATGGTTGTTTGACGAAGCCCAGCTGACGGTAGATTTCATGGGACCTCCGGTTCATTTGGAACATTGGAATTATATGCAGCGACTTGGAAGGCAGCTACGACAGTCTCTCAAAAATGTCTC ggCCGTGTATGCGCCAGCGTGTTATTCTCACATTGCAATTACGAAAAG AGAGTGGTTAGACatacatgtcaaaggtcagtCATTACCAAGGGCGCTGGAATGTTGGATGAACAGTGACGAAGAACAAAACCACCCTTCAAGTAGCTCAGACGACGACGATGGAGAACTAG TACATCCACTGAGTCCACAGAGCAGACAACACAGGGAAAGGACAACAGAAGCAGATTTTCATGAGAAACACAGATACAGAGTTCATCACAATCAGTGTCATCATCATCTTATAGACAACGCTCCATGTCCGCAGTGTAATCCAACTTGTCCCAAGCTTCTAAATCCCCTCACAC AGGAAGAGATGGAGTTCCTTCCATTTTTGAAGCTGATGGGCTTTGACTTATCAGGACTAGCCAGACAGCTCGGGCTGGATACTCAGTCGTTAGCGTTAATGGATCCCAATATCGTCATGGAGATGATGAACAGAAACAAATAG